Proteins from a single region of Thermococcus sp. CX2:
- a CDS encoding aconitase X catalytic domain-containing protein produces MYLTKEEELILAGEYGYALQKAMEILVALGEIYGADRLIPIKSAQVAGVSYKNIGDAGIEFLRDFANAGAKVSVYTTLNPAGIGDDEFMEKQMEILELYRRMGIEVTSTCTPYYGANLPKFGDHLAWSESSAVSFANSILGARTNREGGPSSLAAAIVGKTPNYGLHLDENRKATVIISVEANVRTFVDYAALGYHLGKTLGNDVPYIKGLKPEMTEYLKEMGAAMAASGSIALYHVEGETPEYRNAITEKLETITVENSDIRAVKEQFADDWSEIDMILIGCPHTSLAEVKEIAELLSMRGRPLKIPLFITASRAVKALADSLGYTEIIERYNGRIIPDICFVVSPIKGWYRGVATNSGKSAFYFRSFGFKVRLDDAENLIKEAP; encoded by the coding sequence ATGTACCTGACCAAAGAGGAAGAACTCATCCTGGCCGGCGAATACGGCTACGCCCTCCAGAAGGCCATGGAGATACTCGTGGCTCTGGGAGAAATCTACGGTGCTGACAGGCTCATTCCAATTAAAAGTGCCCAGGTTGCTGGTGTTTCATACAAAAACATCGGTGACGCTGGAATTGAGTTTCTAAGGGACTTTGCCAACGCTGGGGCAAAGGTGAGCGTCTATACAACTCTAAACCCCGCCGGAATAGGCGACGACGAGTTCATGGAAAAGCAGATGGAAATACTCGAGCTTTACCGCAGGATGGGCATCGAAGTTACGTCCACGTGCACCCCCTACTACGGGGCAAATCTTCCAAAGTTCGGCGATCACTTGGCCTGGAGCGAAAGCTCAGCGGTAAGCTTCGCCAACTCGATTTTAGGTGCGAGGACAAACCGCGAAGGAGGGCCTTCGAGTCTGGCAGCTGCCATAGTCGGCAAAACTCCTAACTACGGCCTGCATCTAGACGAAAACAGGAAAGCAACCGTCATAATCAGCGTTGAGGCAAACGTCAGGACTTTCGTGGACTACGCGGCCTTGGGTTACCACCTTGGAAAAACCCTCGGCAACGATGTGCCATACATCAAAGGCCTGAAGCCCGAGATGACTGAGTATCTCAAAGAGATGGGTGCCGCTATGGCCGCGAGCGGCTCTATAGCTCTATATCATGTGGAAGGTGAGACCCCCGAATATAGAAATGCTATAACTGAGAAGCTCGAAACGATAACCGTCGAGAATTCTGATATCAGAGCCGTTAAGGAGCAGTTCGCCGATGACTGGAGCGAGATCGACATGATTCTGATTGGCTGCCCCCATACTTCCCTAGCGGAAGTTAAGGAAATCGCCGAGCTACTGAGCATGCGCGGGAGACCGCTGAAGATACCGCTCTTCATCACGGCGAGCAGAGCGGTCAAGGCATTGGCAGATTCTCTAGGCTACACTGAGATCATAGAGCGCTACAACGGCAGGATTATTCCCGACATATGCTTCGTAGTCTCACCGATAAAGGGCTGGTACAGAGGAGTGGCCACCAACAGCGGGAAATCAGCCTTCTACTTCCGGTCCTTTGGCTTCAAGGTGAGGCTCGATGATGCGGAGAACCTCATAAAGGAGGCACCGTGA
- a CDS encoding DUF126 domain-containing protein translates to MKLKGRKIVGGEAEGELIVSQKPLSFLGGVDPETGIVTDAESDIRGQSIAGKILAFPRGKGSTVGSYVIYALKKNGKAPKAIIVGEAETIVATGAIIAGIPMVDGIDVSKLKSGQRVRVKADEGLVEVGE, encoded by the coding sequence ATGAAACTCAAGGGCAGAAAGATAGTCGGTGGCGAGGCTGAGGGGGAACTGATAGTCTCTCAGAAGCCCCTTTCCTTCCTCGGCGGCGTTGACCCCGAGACAGGAATAGTTACTGATGCCGAGAGTGATATAAGGGGCCAGAGCATAGCCGGGAAAATCCTGGCATTTCCACGTGGTAAGGGCTCAACCGTTGGCTCTTACGTTATCTACGCCCTTAAGAAGAACGGAAAGGCACCGAAGGCAATAATCGTCGGTGAGGCCGAGACAATAGTGGCAACAGGAGCTATAATAGCGGGTATTCCTATGGTTGATGGCATAGATGTCTCCAAGCTCAAGAGCGGACAGAGAGTCAGGGTCAAAGCCGACGAGGGACTGGTCGAAGTTGGGGAATAG